One region of Oryza sativa Japonica Group chromosome 10, ASM3414082v1 genomic DNA includes:
- the LOC4348024 gene encoding MEIOTIC F-BOX protein MOF-like isoform X1, translating into MPPRALPPVEDDAGRDWLGDLPEEVLHHIMSFLDARQAVRTCVLSRRWRNLWRTVPCINADFDEFDLVFYQGDDEDYDDVLAFKRFVNRLLELRDPTAMIDTFWLRYTTRPEGNTNSNEDAYGWISHALQKQARVLEVVVFCCLFELDHSVFTSCYLRRIAFSGIVLCKGFFAQLEAGCPALEDLFLHQCGVHDDEISSHTLKVLTFDSVFFYMPMDTVEFTLLNKTSISLPSVTSLTISTPEGFTPILKDTASVVTASVSVSVTMSSFRFRFDANDLGQYLQSLSGITNLEFNYQGSKLTIENHLQWCPEFLNVVNLTLGQWCLDSNFYALIVFLQNSPRLQKLTLKLEKSNMRISRRIIGELTEISFTCEHLNTVEVICSENDPQVITVQDFFVSSGMTSVQFHIKHWSPYANDLPAFIRSI; encoded by the exons atgccacCGCGCGCTCTGCCCCCAGTGGAGGACGACGCCGGCAGGGACTGGCTCGGTGACCTCCCCGAGGAGGTCCTCCACCACATCATGTCCTTCCTAGACGCGCGCCAGGCCGTGCGAACCTGTGTGctgtcgcggcggtggcgcaacCTCTGGCGTACCGTGCCTTGCATCAACGCTGACTTCGATGAGTTTGATCTCGTCTTTTACCAAGGGGACGACGAGGACTATGATGACGTGCTGGCGTTCAAAAGGTTTGTTAACCGTCTGCTGGAGCTCCGCGATCCCACCGCCATGATAGACACCTTCTGGCTTAGGTACACCACCAGACCAGAAGGAAACACGAATTCCAATGAAGATGCCTACGGGTGGATTAGCCACGCTTTGCAGAAGCAGGCCCGGGTTTTAGAGGTTGTCGTGTTCTGCTGCTTATTTGAGCTGGACCACTCGGTGTTTACTTCCTGCTACCTGAGAAGAATTGCGTTCTCCGGTATTGTTTTATGCAAGGGTTTCTTCGCACAACTTGAAGCTGGCTGTCCAGCATTGGAAGATCTCTTCTTACATCAATGCGGCGTTCACGATGACGAAATCTCCTCCCATACACTGAAGGTTTTGACCTTCGATAGTGTTTTTTTCTACATGCCGATGGACACTGTTGAATTCACCTTGCTGAACAAGACATCTATTTCTCTTCCAAGTGTTACTTCTCTGACCATATCTACTCCCGAGGGTTTCACACCTATACTAAAGGACACGGCATCAGTAGTGACTGCATCAGTATCAGTATCAGTTACAATGTCTAGTTTTAGATTTCGTTTTGATGCTAATGATCTCGGCCAGTATCTCCAGAGCCTTTCCGGTATTACAAATTTAGAGTTCAACTATCAGGGTTCAAAG TTGACAATCGAAAACCATTTGCAATGGTGCCCGGAATTCCTCAATGTTGTCAACCTGACTCTTGGTCAATGGTGCCTGGATTCAAACTTCTATGCCCTAATTGTCTTCCTTCAGAACTCACCTAGACTACAGAAGCTAACTCTGAAACTCGAAAAG AGTAATATGAGAATAAGTCGAAGAATCATTGGCGAGCTTACGGAAATATCGTTTACATGCGAGCACCTTAATACTGTTGAAGTGATATGCTCGGAGAATGATCCCCAGGTCATCACTGTGCAAGATTTCTTTGTTAGCAGTGGCATGACCTCTGTTCAGTTTCATATCAAACACTGGAGCCCGTACGCGAATGACCTACCGGCATTTATTCGGTCGATATGA
- the LOC4348023 gene encoding uncharacterized protein: MAMMNRTRDLLMEGFEGLVREGSFSWALPRRGASPVDDADDPDSSSSSSSGKQPSISGLSPKANAVVSRCSRVLGTSTDELQYDFDMQASDSIKQPRNYARNFLEYCCLRALAHASQVAGYLSDKSFRRLNFDMMLAWEVPSSSSELTVKVEVDNTVSLEAFSRIAPAIPTITDVVTCSNLFDVLSSSSGGRLTFPVYDKYLTGLDRAIKKMKGQSESSLLSAQRSQRGERIVEVDGTLTTQPVLEHVGISTWPGRLTLTDHALYFEALRVVTYDKPKAYELAEDLKQSVKPELTGPWGSRLFDKAVMYKSTTLTEPVIIEFPELAGHFRRDYWLAIISEILYVHRFVRKFDISGVDKEETILKAVLSIMRLQAIEELAIPVSNRFESLLMFNLCDKLPGGDVILETLAGSISSRRSTQVNQPGTSSGRHSMSPFTVLSNLGVVSPINKGERLFVGEIVVGEMSALQKVVNESMNNYKKVELAQATVDGVKVDGLDTNLAVMKELLSPVSELWRFLVLLASWDEPIKSMVFCFSSSYIIIRGWLVYFLVLVLLFSAAFMFLTRLTSHGKPMTEVKVTSPPPMNTMEQLLAVQNAISKVEELVQDANIVLLKIRALLLAFPSQATDRAILALVVMALSLAFVPTRLLVLMMFLEAFTNHSPPRRASTERWTRRLREWWFSIPAAPVVVEKDKEDKKTK; this comes from the exons atgGCGATGATGAACCGGACGCGGGATCTGCTGATGGAGGGGTTCGAGGGCCTCGTGCGGGAGGGCTCCTTCAGCTGGGCCCTCCCCCGCCGCGGGGCTTCGCCGGTGGACGACGCCGATGACCCcgacagctcctcctcctcctcctccggcaagcagccctccatctccggcctctCCCCCAAGGCCAACGCCGTCGTCTCTCGCTGCTCCCG GGTACTTGGTACTTCCACGGATGAGCTGCAGTATGACTTTGATATGCAAGCATCTGATTCCATAAAGCAGCCAAGAAATTATGCAAGAAATTTTTTGGAATATTGTTGTTTGAGGGCACTTGCACATGCCTCACAAGTTGCAGGGTATCTTTCTGACAAAAGCTTTCGTCGCCTAAATTTTGATATGATGCTAGCTTGGGAAGTTCCCTCTTCTTCAAGCGAGCTCACTGTTAAG GTTGAAGTAGACAACACAGTCAGTTTAGAGGCTTTTTCAAGAATAGCACCTGCAATTCCAACAATCACTGATGTGGTAACATGTTCAAATCTATTTGATGTACTTTCATCTTCAAGTGGAGGCCGGCTTACATTTCCTGTATATGATAAGTACCTTACAGGATTGGACAG AGCAATTAAGAAAATGAAAGGACAATCTGAGTCCTCGCTTTTATCTGCCCAGCGGTCTCAGAGAGGAGAAAGGATTGTAGAAGTAGATGGAACATTGACGACTCAACCAGTACTTGAACATGTTGGGATTTCGACATGGCCAG GAAGGTTAACACTTACTGATCATGCTCTTTACTTCGAAGCACTTCGGGTTGTGACCTATGATAAGCCTAAAGCTTATGAGCTTGCCGAAGATCTAAAGCAGTCTGTTAAACCTGAGCTGACTGGTCCATGGGGCTCACGGCTATTTGACAAAGCTGTTATGTATAAATCAACAACTTT AACAGAACCAGTGATCATAGAATTTCCAGAGTTGGCTGGCCACTTTCGTCGTGACTATTGGCTGGCCATCATATCAGAAATTCTCTATGTCCACAGATTTGTTAGGAAGTTTGACATAAGTGGAGTTGACAAAGAGGAAACAATTTTGAAGGCTGTACTAAGCATTATGCGGCTACAAGCTATTGAAGAGTTAGCCATTCCAGTTTCTAATCGATTCGAGTCTCTTTTGATGTTTAATCTATGTGACAAACTTCCCGGAGGTGATGTAATACTTGAAACACTAGCTGGTTCTATATCATCGAGAAGATCAACTCAAGTTAACCAACCTGGCACTAGCAGTGGAAGGCATTCAATGTCCCCCTTTACTGTTCTGTCGAATCTTGGAGTGGTATCACCAATTAATAAAGGTGAGAGACTCTTTGTTGGCGAGATAGTTGTTGGGGAAATGAGTGCCTTGCAGAAGGTAGTTAATGAGTCAATGAACAACTATAAGAAGGTTGAATTGGCCCAAGCCACAGTTGATGGAGTCAAAGTTGATGGCCTGGATACAAACTTGGCAGTGATGAAG GAATTGCTATCTCCCGTAAGTGAGCTATGGAGGTTTTTGGTGTTGCTGGCATCTTGGGATGAGCCAATTAAGTCCATGGTATTTTGCTTTTCATCGTCTTATATCATTATCAG GGGGTGGTTAGTCTAttttcttgttttggtgctcttgTTTTCGGCAGCTTTCATGTTCCTTACAAGACTAACTAGCCATGGAAAACCAATGACGGAGGTCAAAGTGACATCTCCACCTCCAATGAACACAATGGAGCAGCTCTTAGCTGTTCAAAATGCTATTTCCAAAGTTGAAGAGCTTGTTCAGGATGCAAATATTGTTCTTCTGAAGATTAGAGCTTTATTGTTGGCTTTTCCCTCCCAG GCTACTGATAGAGCTATACTTGCCTTGGTAGTGATGGCTCTGAGCCTTGCATTCGTGCCCACAAGGTTGCTTGTCCTGATGATGTTTCTGGAGGCATTCACGAACCACTCCCCACCAAGGAGAGCAAGCACAGAAAGGTGGACCAGAAGGTTAAGAGAGTGGTGGTTCAGCATTCCTGCAGCTCCAGTAGTCGTGGAGAAGGATAAAGAagacaagaaaacaaaataa
- the LOC4348024 gene encoding F-box/LRR-repeat protein At3g58900 isoform X2: MPPRALPPVEDDAGRDWLGDLPEEVLHHIMSFLDARQAVRTCVLSRRWRNLWRTVPCINADFDEFDLVFYQGDDEDYDDVLAFKRFVNRLLELRDPTAMIDTFWLRYTTRPEGNTNSNEDAYGWISHALQKQARVLEVVVFCCLFELDHSVFTSCYLRRIAFSGIVLCKGFFAQLEAGCPALEDLFLHQCGVHDDEISSHTLKVLTFDSVFFYMPMDTVEFTLLNKTSISLPSVTSLTISTPEGFTPILKDTASVVTASVSVSVTMSSFRFRFDANDLGQYLQSLSGITNLEFNYQGSKLTIENHLQWCPEFLNVVNLTLGQWCLDSNFYALIVFLQNSPRLQKLTLKLEKITCFCCCRVI, translated from the exons atgccacCGCGCGCTCTGCCCCCAGTGGAGGACGACGCCGGCAGGGACTGGCTCGGTGACCTCCCCGAGGAGGTCCTCCACCACATCATGTCCTTCCTAGACGCGCGCCAGGCCGTGCGAACCTGTGTGctgtcgcggcggtggcgcaacCTCTGGCGTACCGTGCCTTGCATCAACGCTGACTTCGATGAGTTTGATCTCGTCTTTTACCAAGGGGACGACGAGGACTATGATGACGTGCTGGCGTTCAAAAGGTTTGTTAACCGTCTGCTGGAGCTCCGCGATCCCACCGCCATGATAGACACCTTCTGGCTTAGGTACACCACCAGACCAGAAGGAAACACGAATTCCAATGAAGATGCCTACGGGTGGATTAGCCACGCTTTGCAGAAGCAGGCCCGGGTTTTAGAGGTTGTCGTGTTCTGCTGCTTATTTGAGCTGGACCACTCGGTGTTTACTTCCTGCTACCTGAGAAGAATTGCGTTCTCCGGTATTGTTTTATGCAAGGGTTTCTTCGCACAACTTGAAGCTGGCTGTCCAGCATTGGAAGATCTCTTCTTACATCAATGCGGCGTTCACGATGACGAAATCTCCTCCCATACACTGAAGGTTTTGACCTTCGATAGTGTTTTTTTCTACATGCCGATGGACACTGTTGAATTCACCTTGCTGAACAAGACATCTATTTCTCTTCCAAGTGTTACTTCTCTGACCATATCTACTCCCGAGGGTTTCACACCTATACTAAAGGACACGGCATCAGTAGTGACTGCATCAGTATCAGTATCAGTTACAATGTCTAGTTTTAGATTTCGTTTTGATGCTAATGATCTCGGCCAGTATCTCCAGAGCCTTTCCGGTATTACAAATTTAGAGTTCAACTATCAGGGTTCAAAG TTGACAATCGAAAACCATTTGCAATGGTGCCCGGAATTCCTCAATGTTGTCAACCTGACTCTTGGTCAATGGTGCCTGGATTCAAACTTCTATGCCCTAATTGTCTTCCTTCAGAACTCACCTAGACTACAGAAGCTAACTCTGAAACTCGAAAAG ATCACCTGTTTTTGTTGCTGTAGAGTAATATGA